In Spirosoma pollinicola, the genomic window CCGGTGCAGAAGAAAACCCGTCTGCTGTATGACTTCCCGGTGAAGGCCGTCGATAAATACCTGAATGGGTTGTTGGGTATGACTATCGATCCAAATTTCTCGAAGAATCATTACCTCTATTTTTTCTACACGATTCAGGATAAAGACGATACACGGCAACGTATAGCTCGTTTCGTAATTAATAATGACAACACGCTCGATCTAGCCAGCGAAAAGTCCATTATCGAGTTCCATATCGACCTGGAAGTGAGTGCGCATACGGGCGGTTCAATGACCTGGGATACACACGGTAACCTGTTCATTTCAACGGGAGATAACACCGTTCCCTTTGAGTCGAACGGGTTTGCACCCATCGACGAACGGGCTGGACGACACACCTTCGATGCACAACGGTCGGCAGGAAATCCAAATGATTTGCGGGGTAAAATTCTGCGTATTCACGTCGAGCCCGACGGCTCGTACACCATTCCGGATGGCAACCTGTTTCCAAAAGGAAACTCTGGCACACGACCCGAAATTTATGTGATGGGATGTCGGAATCCGTATCGCATTTCGGTCGATCCGGCAACGTCAATTGTGTATTGGGGTGAAATTGGGCCGGATTCCGGTACCGATGGGCCGCAGGGACCACGAGGCTACGATGAGTTTAACCAGGCAAAAAAAGCTGGAAACTACGGCTGGCCCTATTTCGTGGGTGATAGCAAAGCCTATCATCAATACGATTTTTCGACCAAAGCGGTGAGTTCGCTGTTTGATCCGGCTGCACCGGTTAATAATTCGCCAAATAATACAGGTGCCAAGCAACTGCCGCCAACAACCAAGGCAATGGTTTGGTACCCCTATAATAAGTCGGACGAATTCCCGGAATTGGGTGTTGGCGGCCGATGCGCAATGGGCGGTCCCGTTTACCATTATAATGCCGCGCTTCAATCCAAAACGAAAATTCCGGCTTATTACGACAAAGCCCTGTTTATGTATGACTGGATGCGCAACTGGGTCTTCGCCGTTCGGTTAGACGATCAGCAGAACTACCAGTCAATGGAGCGGTTTATGCCCGAAACCGGCGATTTTCGGCGTCCAGTCGATATGGAAATTGGGCCGGAAGGTTCATTCTACATGCTTGAGTATGGTTCTGTATACGGTATCGACAACGAAGATGCCCGGCTGGTTCGTATTGATTTCAACCCTGGAAACCGCACTCCAGTCGCTAAAATTACAGCGAAGGATACCATTGGTCTGGCTCCGTTAACGGTCGCTTTCGGCAATAAAAGTTACGATTACGATAAGTCGGATAAGTTAACCTACCAGTGGCGGTTTGAGGGAAATAAACTAGCATCGACCGAAGTGAAGCCTACCTATACATTTCGTAAAAACGGCATCTATACGGCTTCGCTGACCGTGACAGACCCATCGGGAAAGACCAGTACGTCGAAGCAAATGATTAAAGTTGGGAATACAATGCCCGAAGTCGCCATTTCCACGCCCGACAATAGTACGTTCTTCTTTCCCAACCAAACGCCGTTTCGGTATTCGGTAGCGGTGACGGATAAGGAGGATAAAGCCATCGACAGGAAAAAAGTGAACGTGGCCCTGACGTACATTCCTAAAGTAGCGGGCAATGATCAACAGATAGGTCACCAGCAAATTTCGGCATCCTATAATTTAGGTAAGTCGTTGATTGCCGGGAGTGATTGTAAGGCCTGTCACCAGATTGCTGCCAAATCCGTCGGTCCATCGTTTACGGAAGTGGCAAAAAAATACCATGATGACAAAACGGCAACGGCCAAACTCGCCAACAAAATAATCATTGGGGGTGGGGGCGTTTGGGGAGAACATGCCATGGCGGCACACCCGCAATTGTCGCGCGAAGAAACAACCGAAATGGTGAAGTACATTTTCTCCCTGGTCAACCAACCCACCGACAACCGGATTCCGCCAGAGGGCAATATCGTGTTGAAAGAACATGTCGGAAATGACGCGCCAAGCCGATATATCCTGACTGCATCCTACACCGATAAAGGCAGTATGGGTACACCACAGCCGAAATTGGCGTTGAGCAAAAGCGATGTACTGGTACTACGGCCCACAAAAGTGCCGGGCATCGAGGCCGACTCGTTACACAACATCTCGAAACAGGGCAAACGCCTGGGTAGCATTCATAATCAATCATTTTTCATGTTGAAAGGAATTGATTTGACCGGTATTGATCGGCTCACCTATCGCTATGCGTCGAAGGATCAGACTGCCACAATCAACGTACATACCGATTCGCCAACTGGTCCCGTTATCAGTACCGTTGTCTATACGGCGACAGGCGAATGGAAGAATTTTTCGGATGTGAGTGCCGCTATTAATAATCCGGGAGGTAAGCACGATTTATACTTCGTATTTGACAAAGCGGACGGCACTGGAAAAAATTTGTTTTCCCTCGATTACTTGTTGTTTCAAGGGAAAGAAATGGCTGTAAATCAAAGTAATAAACAATCCGGAAAGTAAAAGTAGGACGCATTTAAGAACGATTAACCCCAATCCATGAACAAATCTATTTTAGTAGTAACCTGCCTATTTGCTGCTACCAGCGTGTTTGGCCACTCAACAACTGTTCCGCCTGTCAAACCGAATCGGTCTGCAAAATCGGCTATCAACCCGGCAGACGTAAAACTGCCAACGGGTTTTGCCGCCACCATCGTCGCTGAGGACCTGGGGTCTGCCCGGCATATCGTCGTCAGCAAAACGGGCGACATTTATGTTAAACTTGCGAAGTTGAAAGACGGCAAAGGTATTTACCGCCTACGAGACACAAACAAGGATGGCGTTGTGGATGAGCGGGTTGGCTTCGGCGATTACCCCGGTACCGGAATTTTTATTCGGGATGGGTATATGTATACGTCATCCAATAACAGCATATACCGGTACAAACTGAATGAAAATCAGGAAGTCATCAACCCGGATCAGCCTGAAAAACTGGTGTCGGGTTTACGGGAGAAAGATCGTGACAAGTCGAAGTCGATCGCGGTCGACAATCAGGGAAATATTTATGTCAACATAGCGTCGGATAACGACGCCTGTCGGGTAGCTGGCACAGGTAAAGGGATGATGCCCTGCCCACTGCTGGATTCGGCAGCGGGCATCTGGCGGTTCAAAGCAAACGTGCTCGATCAACCGTTTGACAGTGGTGTTCGGTACGCTACCGGCCTGAAAAACGTGGTTGGACTGGATTGGAACGGCAAAACCAACTCTCTTTTCGTGGTGCAGCATGGCCGGGGGAAATTCGATGATTTCTATCCGCAGTATTATACGCCCAAGCAAAGCGCGGAGTTACCCGCCGAAACAATGTATGAAGTACATCAGGGCGATGACGCTGGCTGGCCGTACGTGTATTACGACCATATTCAGAAAAAGAAAATCCTGGCACCCGAATACGGTGGCGATGGCAAAAAAACGGGTACGGCTAAAACGATAAACCCGGTGGCGGCTTTCCCGGCGCACATGGGCCCCAACGGACTTTTGTTCTATACAGGAACCGCCTTTCCGGAACGGTATCGGAATGGGGCCTTTATCGCTTTCCATGCTCAGTCGCAGGAGTTGCACAAGGGCTTTCTGATTGGCTTTGTACCCTTCAAAAACGGTAAGGCATCGGGTCCCTGGGAAATCTTCGCCGACAATTTTGCCGGAACGGATTTGGTTAAACCAACAGGTCCGGTACAGCATCGCCCCTGCGGGTTGGCACAAGGTCCGGACGGGTCGTTGTACGTAACCGACGATTTGAACGGAACGCTGTTTAAGATCAGCTATCAGGCTACTGGCCGGAAAGCAACGGCTTCTTCAGGTAAATAATGTGAGTTATGGTTTATTCATATAAGCCACTGTAAGCCAAAGCTCAATTCAGGGTAAATAAGAAAATACAGTAACCACAGAGGCCACGGAGGATTGAGTTCTCCGTGGCCTCTGTGGTTACTGTATCTTGGTTAAAGCTTTACTGAACTATTACTTCACCTCATTCACCTCCAATACGACACTGGTTCGGCGGGTGTCGACTTGCGGGTTAAAGCCGATGGTCATCAGGTAATTGCCAGAATACGAATCGGTGTTGTTGTTAATGCGGGATGTCGTGCCCGGATAAATGTTCAGCTCCTGAATCCGGTAGTTTTTGGCAGGATCGAGACCGTTTAACTTAATGGGTGCCAGACTGCCCGCTTTGTAACGTTCCTTCACTAAATAAGTGAACCAAACGGCCCGGTCTTTGGCTTCGCTCACAAACAGCGAGGAGGCCACATCACTGGTGTATGGAGATGCCAGTCGGAATAAGTCGCCTTTCCAGATAACGTTCTTGATGTTATCATACGTTTTTAGCGCCTGCTGGCTAAAGGCTAACTCTGGTTCAGTCAACTTACTTACCACAATATCGTACCCAATTTTGCCCATCATGGCAACGTCTGTCCGGAACTTAATTGGCTGTTTGCCCCAGTCCGTTACGTGGTTGCAACTGGCAATTGCGGGGAAGAAATACGAGTTATTCCACTGTATGAAAATTCGCTCCATTGCATCGGTATTGTCGCTGGGCCAATATTCGGTGAAGTACTTCAGGGCACCATAGTCTACACGGCCACCGCCACCTGAGCACAGCATCATGGGTAGAGTCGGATATTTTACACGCAGCCGCTCCAGCACTTTATACAGCCCCTGCACAT contains:
- a CDS encoding PQQ-dependent sugar dehydrogenase, giving the protein MIPLFNQLPFGGALLGLLGLLGSGLGNQGQHSPTPATVQVDTTNRPAENRFTKTVLSNDLNEPMELAVAPDGRVFFVERAGKFYVYDPVQKKTRLLYDFPVKAVDKYLNGLLGMTIDPNFSKNHYLYFFYTIQDKDDTRQRIARFVINNDNTLDLASEKSIIEFHIDLEVSAHTGGSMTWDTHGNLFISTGDNTVPFESNGFAPIDERAGRHTFDAQRSAGNPNDLRGKILRIHVEPDGSYTIPDGNLFPKGNSGTRPEIYVMGCRNPYRISVDPATSIVYWGEIGPDSGTDGPQGPRGYDEFNQAKKAGNYGWPYFVGDSKAYHQYDFSTKAVSSLFDPAAPVNNSPNNTGAKQLPPTTKAMVWYPYNKSDEFPELGVGGRCAMGGPVYHYNAALQSKTKIPAYYDKALFMYDWMRNWVFAVRLDDQQNYQSMERFMPETGDFRRPVDMEIGPEGSFYMLEYGSVYGIDNEDARLVRIDFNPGNRTPVAKITAKDTIGLAPLTVAFGNKSYDYDKSDKLTYQWRFEGNKLASTEVKPTYTFRKNGIYTASLTVTDPSGKTSTSKQMIKVGNTMPEVAISTPDNSTFFFPNQTPFRYSVAVTDKEDKAIDRKKVNVALTYIPKVAGNDQQIGHQQISASYNLGKSLIAGSDCKACHQIAAKSVGPSFTEVAKKYHDDKTATAKLANKIIIGGGGVWGEHAMAAHPQLSREETTEMVKYIFSLVNQPTDNRIPPEGNIVLKEHVGNDAPSRYILTASYTDKGSMGTPQPKLALSKSDVLVLRPTKVPGIEADSLHNISKQGKRLGSIHNQSFFMLKGIDLTGIDRLTYRYASKDQTATINVHTDSPTGPVISTVVYTATGEWKNFSDVSAAINNPGGKHDLYFVFDKADGTGKNLFSLDYLLFQGKEMAVNQSNKQSGK
- a CDS encoding PQQ-dependent sugar dehydrogenase, with the protein product MNKSILVVTCLFAATSVFGHSTTVPPVKPNRSAKSAINPADVKLPTGFAATIVAEDLGSARHIVVSKTGDIYVKLAKLKDGKGIYRLRDTNKDGVVDERVGFGDYPGTGIFIRDGYMYTSSNNSIYRYKLNENQEVINPDQPEKLVSGLREKDRDKSKSIAVDNQGNIYVNIASDNDACRVAGTGKGMMPCPLLDSAAGIWRFKANVLDQPFDSGVRYATGLKNVVGLDWNGKTNSLFVVQHGRGKFDDFYPQYYTPKQSAELPAETMYEVHQGDDAGWPYVYYDHIQKKKILAPEYGGDGKKTGTAKTINPVAAFPAHMGPNGLLFYTGTAFPERYRNGAFIAFHAQSQELHKGFLIGFVPFKNGKASGPWEIFADNFAGTDLVKPTGPVQHRPCGLAQGPDGSLYVTDDLNGTLFKISYQATGRKATASSGK